Genomic window (uncultured Desulfovibrio sp.):
CAGATGGCAATATCCCTTACTCGCACGAGAGAAGCACTATGGGCAGTATGCAGTTGGTTCAGAGTGTATGCGGAATGTGCACCGCAAGGTGTCCAATTTCTGTAGAAATAAAAGATGGTGCCGTGGGTATGATTTACGGCAATCCGCACAGTCCCCTCAAGGGTGCCTTGTGCGCGCGCGGCGTGGCTGGCAAGGCCCTTGAGCGCGAGTCGGAGTGCCCGCAGAGCCCGCTTATTCGCGTGGGTGAGCGGGGCGAGGGCAAGTGGAAAAAGGTTTCGTGGGAAGAAGCCTTTGACTATGTTGCGCAAAAAATTGCCGCAGTGCAGCAGCAATACGGCAGGGAAGCCGTGCTGTGGTCTGACCGCGACGGCCCCTTTACCGACCTGTACCGCGCCTTCATGCGCGGCATAGGTTCGCCCAACGTCTGTACGCACAGCACCTCGTGCGACCTCAATACCCACCACGCCTGCAAGGCCGTCATGGGCCTCGGGCGCGGCATGGCCGTCAACGATTTTGCCAACTGCAAGCACATCGTGCTGCAAACGCGCAACATTTTTGAAGCTATCAACCTTGGCGAGGCCAGAACCGTCATGCAGGCCCTGCGCAAAGGCTGCAAGCTGACGGTCATTGACATCCGCCACAACGTTTCGGCCTCCAAGGCCAATGATTTTCTGCTTGTCCGTCCCGGTACGGACTATGCCTTCAATCTGGGCATCATCAACACGCTTATTACTCACAAGCTGTACAACAAGGATTATGTGGACGCCCACACCACGGGTTTTGCCGAACTGGCCGAATTTGTGGCTCCTTATACGGCGGAATGGGCGGCAGAGCAGTGTCAGGTCGATGCGCAGGCCATTGTGCGCCTTGCGCAATCGCTTGCCGCCGCCGCCCCCCATGTGATCTGGCATCCCGGCTGGATGACCTCGCGGTATGGGGATTCTTTTCAGGTTGCACGCACGGCCCTGGTCATTACGGCCCTGCTGGGCGGCGTGGGCGTCAAGGGCGGCATAGTGCCGGGCCGTACCCCAAAGGAATGCGGCAAGGCCGGGCTCAAAAAGTTTACGGATCTTTTTCCCGCGCCCAAGGGCTTGCGCGCCGACGGCCTTGGCGTTGACAACAAGGCTTTCGACCCCGGCAAGGGGCTGCTGCACAAGGCTTTTGAAGCCATCAGCAATCCTCCGCAGGGGGCAGCTCCGGTCAAGGCTTACATGTGCTGGCGGCACGACCCCTTGCAGGGCTATCCCGATCCCGATGCGCTGCGCAAACACTTTGACGGCCTTGACCTGCTTGTGAGCGTCACGTTCTCCTGGTCAGACACCGCCTGGTATTCAGACGTGGTGCTGCCGCTCTCCACCTACCTTTCGCGCGAAAGCATCATTGCCACCAAGAACGGCCTCAAGCCGCAGTTCTTTGTGCGCAACCGCGTTATCCCGCCGCGCTACGACACCAAGGCCGACTGGGAAATCATTGGCGGTCTGGCAAAGCGCCTCGGGCTTGATCCGCTGGTTTTTGAAAGCGCGGAGGACGTGTGGCGTTTTCAGCTTGAAGGAACAGGCCTCACCAGCGCGGACTTTACCGAAAAAGGCTTTGTCTCGCTCACCAGTGATCCTCTGTACGTGGATCTGGCAAATTATTCCTTCCCCACTGCCTCGGGCAAGGTTGAGCTGACCAGCGAGGGCTACGGCAAGGGCTGCGGCGAAAACATGCTCCCCCCCTACACGCCGCCCGTTGCACCGCCCGAGGGGGCCTACCGCATTACCTTTGGACGCGTGGCCGTGCATACCCAGGGCCATACCATCAATAATCCTCTGCTGCTTGAGCAGGTTCCTGAAAATACCGTGTGGATCAACAGCAAAAAGGCCAAGGCCGCTGGCATCAACCCCGGCGACAGGGTGCGCGTGCGTGATGCTGCGGGCAATGCCATGGGCGAGGCCGGGGTCAAGATCACCTCTGCCATCCATCCCGAGGCCATCTTTGTGGTGCATGGCTTTGGCCACGATCTGCCTTGCGAAAGCCGGGCTTTCCACAAGGGAATCTCTGACAGCAAGTGCCTGCGCGGTGGTCTGGACATGCAGGACATGGGCGGTGGCGGTCTTGCCATGCAGGAGCATTTTGTCACGCTGGAGAAAGTGGCCGCTTCCGGCGCTGCCTAGACGGACTCTGCTCCGGATATTGTCAAAGGCATGGCCTGATACTGCAAGGAAATTTACGGGAACAACCCACCGAGCCGCGTGGGAGGATGGTTATGAGCAAATATATTGTCATGCACAATTCGGCGGATTGCATAGGCTGCAAGGCTTGCGAGGTTCAGTGCCGCAGCCTGCACAACGGCGGGCCGGGGGCTTTTTTCTGCCGCGTTCTTTCCGTGGAGCAGACCGAACCCAAGCCCGCGCTGGGTTTTGTGTACACCTCGTGCTTTCACTGTGAAAATCCCTGGTGCGTCAAGGCCTGCCCCACAGGGGCCATGCGCCGCAGGGATGATGGCATTGTCTATGTGGAAACCTCGGCCTGCGTGGGCTGCAAGGCCTGCATCACCGCCTGCCCCTGGGCCGCGCCCCAGTGGAACGCCCAGACCGGCAAGGTGGATAAGTGCGACCTGTGCCGCGACCGCATTGATCAGGGCCTCAAGCCTGCCTGCGTAACCACCTGCGCCATGAGCTGCCTGCAATTCTCCACGCCGGATGCGGCCAGTCAGGAAAAGCGGCAGGAATTTGCCGAGCAGTTGCAGCGCAACAGGCCTGTTGTCCGCTAGAACGTGATTTGTTTTCTGCCGGGCCTTACAGTGCTTGCGGCAGAATGTTCAGGTTGATTGGCGGCTGCTCTGGCAGGAGACGCCGGTGACGGAACAGGGCCGTGCGATTGTTCGGCCCTGCTCGCCCGGAATATGACGAAGACATTCAACAAGGTGGCTTTTTATGGTGCCTACGGTTGCCGGAGAAGAGTATCTTGCCATTCTGCTGCTGCTTGTTATTGCGCTGCTTTTTGGCGTGCTTACGTTGTTTTTCGGGCGGTTTTTCCGCATGCGTCGGCCCTACCGCGAAAAACTCATGCCCTATGAGTGCGGCAACGAGCCAACCGCCGAGCCACGCACGCGTTTTTCCATCAAATTTTATTACGTTGCCATTCTTTTTGTCATCATCGATGTGGAAGCCATCTTCCTCTACACCTGGGCAGTGGAGTTTGTGCGTCTGGGCAGCCTTGGGCTGGCGGAAATGCTGACCTTCATGACCCTGCTGGTGCTGGCCTATGCCTATGCCTGGAAAAAGGGGGCCTTTGAATGGGTGAAGTAGAAACTCGCACCGCCGCGCATGGCAACCAGCCGCTTGTGGTGCACAAGGACGGCCTGCGGTTTTTCCCCGGCGCCAACGCCGTGCTCGGGCCACTCAACTCCCTGGTCAACTGGGGCCGTTGCGGCTCCATCTGGCCGGTGACCTTTGGCCTTGCCTGCTGCGCCATCGAAATGATGGCCACAGGCGCGTCAACGCACGATCTTGACCGCTTTGGCATCATCTTTCGCGCCAGCCCCCGACAGGCAGACTGCATGGTGGTGGCCGGAACCCTGAGCAAAAAAATGGCCCCGGTGCTGCGCAGGGTTTATGACCAGATGCCCGAGCCGCGCTATGTGCTCGCCATGGGCAGTTGCGCATGCAGCGGCGGGCTTTTTCAGTCGTATGCCGTAACTCAGGGCGTGGATCAGATTATTCCGGTAGACGTCTATGTGCCGGGCTGCCCCCCGCGTCCGGAAGCGCTTTTTGACGGCTTTATCAAGTTGCAGGAGAAAATTAACAAGGAGCAATTTCGATGGAGTCCCTGGAGATAGCGCGTCTGCTGCGTGAGGCTTTTCCGCAGGAAGTGCTCGACATACAGGAGTTTCGTGGGCAGACGGCAGTGCTGCTGCACCACGGGCGCATCCTTGATGTGCTGGTCTACGCCAGGGAGCATTTTGACATGATGCACCTGCGCTCGCTCTGCGGGGTGGACAACAGCCGCCGCAAGCAGGAGGGCCTTGGCGCGTTTGAGGTCGTCTATAACCTGTATTCCGTGAATCAGCGCATTGCCCTGCGTCTGCGCGCCCAACTGGACGATCCCGATGCGGGCATTGATTCCGCCGTGCCCTTGTGGCCTGTGGCCAACTGGCTTGAGCGCGAAGTCTTTGACCTCATGGGCATACACTTCAAGGGGCACCCTGACCTTCGCCGCATCCTGTTGCCGGGTGACTGGCAGGGTCACCCCCTGCGCAAGGCCTATCCTGTGCGCATCCCCTCGCGCGGTGTACCTGAATGGTCTGGCCTGACCGAATTGCGCGAACACGCCAGGGCGGCGGACGCTCTGAGCTGGCAGGGGGGAGAAAAGCATGAGTGAAATCCGCAAGCAGAGCCTTGAATGCCCTGTGCGTCACGGTCAGCCTGTGGGGCGTCAGAACGTGCAGGAACTGCTGGGCAGGGAACTGCCAGAAAACGCTGACGACTTTGACTGCTTTGACGAAAGCGACGAGGACCGCACCAGCCTGCGCCTCGGGCCGCAACATCCCGCCACGCACGGCGTGCTGCGCCTCGACCTTGAGCTTGAGGGCGAAACCATTTTGAGCTGCGACCCGCAGGTGGGTTATCTGCACCGTGGCTTTGAAAAAATGGCCGAAACCTTCACCTACGCGCAGGCCCTCACCCTCACTGACCGGCTGGACTACATCGCCGCCATGTCCAACAACACGGGCTACTGCCTTGCGGTGGAAAAGCTGCTGGGCGTGCAGGCTCCGCTACGGGCGCGTTACATCCGCACCATTGCCTGCGAGATGTCGCGCCTGTGTTCGCATCTGCTCTGGCTTGCCACCCACGCGCTGGATATCGGGGCCATGACCGTCTTTCTGTACTGCTTCCGCGAACGCGAAATGCTGCTGGATCTTTTTGAAGACCTCTGCGGCGCGCGCCTCACCCTGACGTATCCGCGCATCGGCGGCGTGCGGCAGGACGTGACAGGGCGCTTCATGGAAGGTTTGCAGGATTTTCTCAATATCTTCCCCAAGCGCATACTTGAGTACGAAACCCTGCTCGATACCAACCGTATCTGGTTGCAGCGCACGGTGGGCGTTGGCGTGCTGAGCGGCGAGGAAGCTCTTGCTCTCGGCCTCACCGGGGCTTGCCTGCGCGGTTCGGGCGTGGATTACGATGTGCGCAAGCACGAACCCTACGATGCCTATGATCTGGTGGATTTTGAAGTGCCGCTGGGCAGCGATGGCGATATTTACGCCCGCTACCGCTGCCGCATGGAAGAAATGCGCCAGTCTGTGCGCATTCTGCAACAGTGCGTGGATCAGCTCCCTCCCGGCGCGACCCTTGCGGCAGATGCCCCCGATCTGCTCATGCCCTACAGGGCGTGGCGCAGCGAGGCTGAAACAGCGCTTTTTGGCGGCAGTCTGCGGCAGGTCATGCACGACAACAATATCTACATGCCCGGCGATGTGTACGTGGCCACCGAGGCTCCCAAGGGCGAGCTTGGCTTCTACTTTGTGAGCGACGGCAGCAGCAGGCCTTACCGCATGCACGTGCGCGGGCCGTCGTTTATCCATATCGGCGCGCTGGCAAGCATCGCCCCGGGCGGGCTTATTGCCGACCTTATTGCCAATATCGGCAGCATGGACGTGGTGCTGGGAGAATCTGACCGGTAAACCAAGGGGCAGACTGCAAGGCCGATGGCTGCGCAGGGCAACCGGGTTTACGGCTACAACCAATCTGGCAGGGAAACCATGAATGTTCTGGTAATTGTACTGCAACTTCTTGTGCTTCTGGTGGTCGTGCTGCTGCATGTGGCCTATGCCACATACTTTGAGCGCAAGGTCATCGGCCATATGCAGATGCGGATGGGCCCCACCCGCGTGGGCTGGCTTGGGCTGCTGCAACCCATTGCGGATGGCATCAAGAGCTTTTTCAAGGAAGACATCATCCCCTCTGCGGCGGACAAGCCCATCTTCATGCTTGCTCCCATCATCTGTCTGGTGCCCGCCTTTGCCTCGCTGGCGATCCTGCCGTGGGCCGAGGGCTGGGCCTTGTCCAACATCAATATCGGCCTGCTTTTTGTGTTCGCCATGAGTTCCCTTGGCGGCTACGGGGTTGTGCTGGCGGGCTGGGCCTCAAACTCCAAGTTCAGCTTTCTTGGCGGGTTGCGGGCCTCGGCGCAGGTAATCAGTTATGAAATCGCCATGGGCCTCAGCCTTGTGGGCGTGATGCTGCTCTCCGGTTCGCTCAATCTGGGCGACATTGTGGCAGCGCAGGGTGATTCGTTTTTTGGCATGTTCGCCTTCCGTCAGTGCATCGGCTTTTTCATCTTTTGCGTTGCCATGCTGGCGGAAACCAACCGCGTGCCCTTTGACCTGCCCGAGGCGGAAAGTGAGCTTGTTTCCGGCTATTGCACGGAATACAGCGGCATGCGCTACGCCCTGTTTTTCATGGCCGAATACACGTCCATGTTTGTGATGGCCACGGTGGGTGTGGTCTGCTTTCTGGGCGGCTGGCGCGGCCCGGTGGAAGTGGACTTTTTCCCGCCGTTCTGGCTGGTGCTCAAGGTGTATGGCGTCATGTTTTTCTTTTTCTGGGTGCGGGCCACGCTGCCGCGTTACCGCTACGACCAGCTCATGGCCCTTGGCTGGAAGGTGCTTATCCCCCTGGCGCTCTTCAATATTGTGATTACGGCTCTGGGCAAGGCCCTAGCCTCTTGATGAGGAGAGCAGACATGCAGATTCAGTACAAAGCGCCCCGCAACTGGCTGCAAACCCTGTTGCAGACAGAAATAGCCCAGGGCATGGCCCTGACTTTGCGGCGCATGTTCAACCGCCCCATAACGCGGCAGTACCCGGAAGAAAAACCTGTGGTCGCCGCTGGTTTCCGCGGGCGGCACGCCCTGGTGCGCGATGCCGCAACCGGCGAGAGCCGTTGTGTTGCCTGTATGCGCTGCGCGCGGGTGTGCCCCTCGCACTGCATACGCATTCGCTGGAGCCGCGCCGCAGATAACAGCCGCGTGGTGGATGCCTATAATATCGATGCCCTGCGCTGCATTTTTTGCGGCTACTGCGCAGAGGTATGCCCGGTGAACGCCATTGTGCTGACAGAAGTCTATGCCTACGCAGCCAACGGGCGTTCGGCCTTCAAGTTTGACAAGCAGGCCCTGCTGGACAACTGGGACGACTTTGCAGCGCAGAAGGGCGACATGCAAGGCTATGTGAACCCCCTGTGCCGCCCCCGCAACATGCCCGAAGGCGCGCTTGCCCATGCCAAGCGGGTGGCGGTGGATGCGGAATGGAGCGGAGCGGAGCAGTGGGTGGGCAAGAATCACCGAGCTGCGTGCACTCGAACGCAAGGCGCAGAGCCGGCCTCGAGCGCGTCCGGCCACGGTCAGACAAATCAGGACGGTGCTGCGCAATGATCTGCCAAAAATCTGTGCTGATCTGCGGCAATGCCCGTCCGTTGCAGGCCTCCCTGTCCGTAGCGGAAAAGGCATGCTCGGCAGAACGGACGGTGAGCGTGGATGACAGGCCTCCTTGCGGAGGCATCCCGGAACAGAGCGCAAGTCCACTGCGGAGGTGGAACGGTGTTTGGTGAAATATTTTTTCTATACTGCGCCTTTGTCATAACCGTGTGCGGCGTGCTGGCTATCAGCCTGCGCAATCCCATTCACTGCGTGTTGCTGGTGCTGCTGCTGTTCTTCCACATGGCGGCGGTCTACCTGACCTTGCAGGCCGAATTTCTGGCAGCCATACAGATCATCGTCTATGCCGGGGCCATCTTGGTCATGTACCTTTTTGTGCTCTTTCTGGTGAACCTGCAACGCGAGTTGCGGCTGCCTGCCCTGACCCCCAAGCCCATTGTGGGCTATGCGCTGGCTGCTGCCCTGTGCGGCGGCATTCTCTGGGGCGTGGCTGGCTTTGTACCGGGGGGCAAGGGCCAATGGCCCCTTGAAGCCCTGCGCGAGGTCACGCACACCAAGGCCTTGAGCCGCGAGCTGTTCACCAACCATTTTCTTTCGCTGGAAATTGCGGGCGTGCTGCTGCTGGTGGCTCTGGTGGCTGCCCTGACCCTTGCGCGCAGGCAGCCCGTGTGCACACCCGCCCCGGCGCAGGCCCAAGACAATGCCTGCCCTTGCGCGAGCGGCAACAAAGACCAAGGAGGCGCGGCGTGATTCCCCTTTCCTGGTACATGGCGCTGGCAGCAGTGCTTTTCTGCATAGGTGTGGCCGGGTTTCTGACGCGCCGCAACATCATTGTGATGCTGCTCTCGCTTGAATTGATGCTCAACGGCGTCAACCTCAATCTGGTGGCCATGAGCTATTTCATGGACGCTCTGCGCGGGCAGGCTTTTACCATTTTCATCATCACCGTTGCCGCCTGCGAGGCCGCAGTGGGGCTTGGCATTGTCATCTGTCTGTTCCGCAGCCACAAAAGTGTGCGTAACGAAGATATAACCACGATGCGGGGGTAAACATGCCAATATACTTGCTGCTTATTCCTCTGTGCCCGTTGCTGGCCTTTGTGCTCACCCTGATCTGCGGCCGCCAATGGGGCGAGCGCGCCCACTGGCTGCCCATTGCGGCCATTGGCATCTCCCTTGTCTGCTCCTTGCTTGCCCTGCGGGATGTGCTGGCGGGCAATATCGTCAATGCCGATGTGCATACATGGATAGCCTCCGGCAACCTGCGCGTGACCTTTGGCTTTCTGGTGGACCAGCTCACGGCGGTCATGCTGGTCGTGGTTACCAGTGTCAGTAGCCTGGTGCACATTTATTCCGTGGGCTACATGCGGGGCGAAAAGGGCTATTACCGCTTTTTCGCCTATCTTGGCCTGTTTTCCTTTTCCATGCTCATGCTGGTCATGGGCAACAACTTTTTGCAGCTCTTTTTTGGCTGGGAGGCTGTGGGGCTTTCGTCCTATCTGCTCATCGGCTTTTATTATGAAAAGGATTCCGCCTCGGATGCGGGCAAGAAAGCCTTTATCGTCAACAGGTTCGGCGACTTTGGCTTCCTGCTCGGGCTGTTCTGCATTTTTACCATTTTTGGCAGCCTGCACTATGCGGATGTGTTGCCCCAGGCTGGAATGCTTGAGGGCATGACCTTTACCCTGTGCGGCTATACGGTCAGCGCGCCCACGCTTGTCTGCCTGCTGCTGTTCTGCGGCGCGGTGGGCAAGTCGGCCCAGCTTCCTTTGCATGTGTGGCTGCCCGATGCCATGGAAGGCCCCACCCCGGTGAGCGCGCTTATCCACGCGGCCACCATGGTGACGGCGGGCGTGTTTATGCTGGCGCGCTGCAATGCCCTGTTTGCGTTGTCGCCCACGGCGCTGGCCGTCATTACGGTAGTAGGCGCGGTCACAACGCTCTTTGCCGCCACCATTGCGCTCACGCAGACCGACATCAAGAGGGTGGTGGCCTATTCGACCATCAGCCAGCTGGCCTACATGTTCATTGCCTGCGGCGTGGGAGCCTACGGCGCTGGCGTGTTCCACCGGGGTGCCCATGCCTTTTTCAAGGCCTTGCTCTTCCTTGGCTGCGGCTCGGTGATTCTGGGCATGCACCACGAGCAGGACATGCGCTCCATGGGCGGGCTTGGCAGG
Coding sequences:
- a CDS encoding molybdopterin-dependent oxidoreductase, producing the protein MGSMQLVQSVCGMCTARCPISVEIKDGAVGMIYGNPHSPLKGALCARGVAGKALERESECPQSPLIRVGERGEGKWKKVSWEEAFDYVAQKIAAVQQQYGREAVLWSDRDGPFTDLYRAFMRGIGSPNVCTHSTSCDLNTHHACKAVMGLGRGMAVNDFANCKHIVLQTRNIFEAINLGEARTVMQALRKGCKLTVIDIRHNVSASKANDFLLVRPGTDYAFNLGIINTLITHKLYNKDYVDAHTTGFAELAEFVAPYTAEWAAEQCQVDAQAIVRLAQSLAAAAPHVIWHPGWMTSRYGDSFQVARTALVITALLGGVGVKGGIVPGRTPKECGKAGLKKFTDLFPAPKGLRADGLGVDNKAFDPGKGLLHKAFEAISNPPQGAAPVKAYMCWRHDPLQGYPDPDALRKHFDGLDLLVSVTFSWSDTAWYSDVVLPLSTYLSRESIIATKNGLKPQFFVRNRVIPPRYDTKADWEIIGGLAKRLGLDPLVFESAEDVWRFQLEGTGLTSADFTEKGFVSLTSDPLYVDLANYSFPTASGKVELTSEGYGKGCGENMLPPYTPPVAPPEGAYRITFGRVAVHTQGHTINNPLLLEQVPENTVWINSKKAKAAGINPGDRVRVRDAAGNAMGEAGVKITSAIHPEAIFVVHGFGHDLPCESRAFHKGISDSKCLRGGLDMQDMGGGGLAMQEHFVTLEKVAASGAA
- the nuoK gene encoding NADH-quinone oxidoreductase subunit NuoK, coding for MIPLSWYMALAAVLFCIGVAGFLTRRNIIVMLLSLELMLNGVNLNLVAMSYFMDALRGQAFTIFIITVAACEAAVGLGIVICLFRSHKSVRNEDITTMRG
- a CDS encoding 4Fe-4S dicluster domain-containing protein, with protein sequence MSKYIVMHNSADCIGCKACEVQCRSLHNGGPGAFFCRVLSVEQTEPKPALGFVYTSCFHCENPWCVKACPTGAMRRRDDGIVYVETSACVGCKACITACPWAAPQWNAQTGKVDKCDLCRDRIDQGLKPACVTTCAMSCLQFSTPDAASQEKRQEFAEQLQRNRPVVR
- a CDS encoding NADH-quinone oxidoreductase subunit J; the encoded protein is MFGEIFFLYCAFVITVCGVLAISLRNPIHCVLLVLLLFFHMAAVYLTLQAEFLAAIQIIVYAGAILVMYLFVLFLVNLQRELRLPALTPKPIVGYALAAALCGGILWGVAGFVPGGKGQWPLEALREVTHTKALSRELFTNHFLSLEIAGVLLLVALVAALTLARRQPVCTPAPAQAQDNACPCASGNKDQGGAA
- the nuoH gene encoding NADH-quinone oxidoreductase subunit NuoH, which produces MNVLVIVLQLLVLLVVVLLHVAYATYFERKVIGHMQMRMGPTRVGWLGLLQPIADGIKSFFKEDIIPSAADKPIFMLAPIICLVPAFASLAILPWAEGWALSNINIGLLFVFAMSSLGGYGVVLAGWASNSKFSFLGGLRASAQVISYEIAMGLSLVGVMLLSGSLNLGDIVAAQGDSFFGMFAFRQCIGFFIFCVAMLAETNRVPFDLPEAESELVSGYCTEYSGMRYALFFMAEYTSMFVMATVGVVCFLGGWRGPVEVDFFPPFWLVLKVYGVMFFFFWVRATLPRYRYDQLMALGWKVLIPLALFNIVITALGKALAS
- a CDS encoding NADH-quinone oxidoreductase subunit B — encoded protein: MGEVETRTAAHGNQPLVVHKDGLRFFPGANAVLGPLNSLVNWGRCGSIWPVTFGLACCAIEMMATGASTHDLDRFGIIFRASPRQADCMVVAGTLSKKMAPVLRRVYDQMPEPRYVLAMGSCACSGGLFQSYAVTQGVDQIIPVDVYVPGCPPRPEALFDGFIKLQEKINKEQFRWSPWR
- the nuoD gene encoding NADH dehydrogenase (quinone) subunit D, which gives rise to MSEIRKQSLECPVRHGQPVGRQNVQELLGRELPENADDFDCFDESDEDRTSLRLGPQHPATHGVLRLDLELEGETILSCDPQVGYLHRGFEKMAETFTYAQALTLTDRLDYIAAMSNNTGYCLAVEKLLGVQAPLRARYIRTIACEMSRLCSHLLWLATHALDIGAMTVFLYCFREREMLLDLFEDLCGARLTLTYPRIGGVRQDVTGRFMEGLQDFLNIFPKRILEYETLLDTNRIWLQRTVGVGVLSGEEALALGLTGACLRGSGVDYDVRKHEPYDAYDLVDFEVPLGSDGDIYARYRCRMEEMRQSVRILQQCVDQLPPGATLAADAPDLLMPYRAWRSEAETALFGGSLRQVMHDNNIYMPGDVYVATEAPKGELGFYFVSDGSSRPYRMHVRGPSFIHIGALASIAPGGLIADLIANIGSMDVVLGESDR
- a CDS encoding NADH-quinone oxidoreductase subunit A, with amino-acid sequence MVPTVAGEEYLAILLLLVIALLFGVLTLFFGRFFRMRRPYREKLMPYECGNEPTAEPRTRFSIKFYYVAILFVIIDVEAIFLYTWAVEFVRLGSLGLAEMLTFMTLLVLAYAYAWKKGAFEWVK
- the nuoI gene encoding NADH-quinone oxidoreductase subunit NuoI, which translates into the protein MQIQYKAPRNWLQTLLQTEIAQGMALTLRRMFNRPITRQYPEEKPVVAAGFRGRHALVRDAATGESRCVACMRCARVCPSHCIRIRWSRAADNSRVVDAYNIDALRCIFCGYCAEVCPVNAIVLTEVYAYAANGRSAFKFDKQALLDNWDDFAAQKGDMQGYVNPLCRPRNMPEGALAHAKRVAVDAEWSGAEQWVGKNHRAACTRTQGAEPASSASGHGQTNQDGAAQ
- the nuoL gene encoding NADH-quinone oxidoreductase subunit L; this encodes MPIYLLLIPLCPLLAFVLTLICGRQWGERAHWLPIAAIGISLVCSLLALRDVLAGNIVNADVHTWIASGNLRVTFGFLVDQLTAVMLVVVTSVSSLVHIYSVGYMRGEKGYYRFFAYLGLFSFSMLMLVMGNNFLQLFFGWEAVGLSSYLLIGFYYEKDSASDAGKKAFIVNRFGDFGFLLGLFCIFTIFGSLHYADVLPQAGMLEGMTFTLCGYTVSAPTLVCLLLFCGAVGKSAQLPLHVWLPDAMEGPTPVSALIHAATMVTAGVFMLARCNALFALSPTALAVITVVGAVTTLFAATIALTQTDIKRVVAYSTISQLAYMFIACGVGAYGAGVFHRGAHAFFKALLFLGCGSVILGMHHEQDMRSMGGLGRYMPITSATFLLASLSIAGVPGLAGFFSKDEILLMAFNAGTFTGYLAWAVGVLVAFMTAFYSFRLYFSVFTGQFRGTEHQREHLHESPRVVTVPLLVLAVGAVASGWLGIPHVLGGSNHWAEFFAPVTGHPHVHVSGAVELGLMAVSVAAGFAGIGLAWLMYCRSPELPGKVAGAFSGLYRLFSRKYWVDEIYVACLVRPTLWLADNLLLGVVDTRGIEGVVNGVPRAIGRLSTSLRRLQDGQVAHYLTWLAGGAAALLLVLQLGFFS
- a CDS encoding NADH-quinone oxidoreductase subunit C — its product is MESLEIARLLREAFPQEVLDIQEFRGQTAVLLHHGRILDVLVYAREHFDMMHLRSLCGVDNSRRKQEGLGAFEVVYNLYSVNQRIALRLRAQLDDPDAGIDSAVPLWPVANWLEREVFDLMGIHFKGHPDLRRILLPGDWQGHPLRKAYPVRIPSRGVPEWSGLTELREHARAADALSWQGGEKHE